The Bombus huntii isolate Logan2020A chromosome 6, iyBomHunt1.1, whole genome shotgun sequence genome window below encodes:
- the LOC126866248 gene encoding uncharacterized protein LOC126866248 isoform X2 has translation MSSSYIIEPQESGSGKKDDTLIIIVNDDGTISVDQETLQTLIMNQSNANVSVVRVGQAETDTENGDITLTVDPPMFTSAAINSGGTSTDATSLVDPFMEMDPEQLERLETALQSEEAKQILGENVTAMLDMLTVEEQQNSIRYSVKLDHCYTSRLSPSDPKPRDPLPVIDSPTSDDGLQYSHQHSPAPGTSKTSSPVGEAENTVVIKPKATTKTGKPVGRPRKNILPTSVPTCNSNTRSSTNIASTPKSLGHPVPRNLLQQGVGKHQGKSNDEDEEELMSSSESSESEPPSDNDSDFGPRGPRRGGIRARGGRKGLTTRGGSMVATRRRGPNKQMDMEQVRRLDMEMAAAVNAMKSPEKDEKSGGFGFVKGKRQLKTVIGRKKEESQRNESSSIINQDVSVNFEKPLQTTNQVKANLINANMVKGDMILTKPGQGRANQKVTFVQKQVLMKSNDLKNIDVKKQVILPKGKFFNQTGTKFFATKDGKLVQIPVTTKTITSNLSITQMKGVIPQVSSTQQPAMIQTQISNVQQQQSQQLAKVTTPAVISKIKSCDPKKEKRKSDGLESVTKIEIDTNKTTEIKVFDGMKKHAKKENRKSPAYMVDTLGPALFSTPDIIRRVGSNGDSKVQENIITPSVAVVSSGNSLMQVTHSPSSSSTSPITSNRSGIISMSSDRTTHSETSISTEKRESHDCLVENQEAESKPGVKSNASEELQPALDSGKSGAIEGEEHLLATLEMEASKHEEELLAEALLLQEELGVDLAEHAALVEQGGSVASESITSNNILIPSLITSEQESAKSLDPSATIIVTTTMTSTATVATMATTSANTNELKETGKKFVKDDKEPIQIIRGGRVITLPPIEAPATRSKRLQIKSTEPIQKSFEPAKRMEKHGYSVQTMQQRASSQSIKHEIRANIDQGEKNECAIRVEEENIEEEAEEEEDEEEKDIKEKDRKQVGEEDEEEEEEEEEDNSDSEDDPDRLWCICKRPHNNRFMICCDVCEDWFHGKCVHVSKAMGQQMEEKGIEWVCPNCAKKKDEEIKAKSSTQSASGKQRIQSDTVFENTKNLPTVNQSSSTGETSPLIQSGCDYGGVQYSSSMQCVVCKKEARNSSIYCSDACILAHAQETLTKDKPIPGPTISPKGTRSSPFDPASKSKSDARVIVFERKSGRILTGSDAPTRSNLRTWLKEHPTFEVVGTNNLGALQIGKTIATIQTQVPGKTTKSALLSPAKGQNLPKMTYAKVPGSKQMILTAGNKKFTLISGGQQQQLQLQQQQLQQQQQQQQQTQPTSTKSIQMKQTLLSGSNKSPLLLKTTKLITQPQIKQLGVAVSPKQTPNAKKQESKQAILQSKQQQIKPSPPRKPETEPIRLNIRKTLTELLSSRIKETEDLKLTDEEIADLAYNIELELYKYFKDTGAKYKAKYRSLVFNIKDTKNLTLFRKIADRSLTPDAVVRLSPDEMASQELAEWREKETKHQLEMIKKNELDLMAQAKSIVVKTHKGEQIIENDGGIDHVDPKTPVQDIVTALNSADSISSTVDDMEKDLEKAIDEERLRGKEDAKKLRNLDDKKRKEKDKDRGREKERDKEKERGKEKESNRSKGASDRRGRSISRSRHKHGRDDRERSKTREKSRERRSRDKEGKREREKDRDKEKERDRERDRERSKTRDREKLKLREKSSRDKAKQKAKNREKERERERHKSNENILRSRSSGFAYSELKNVDKREDEKKREMEKKEELSGLTGTSAGKSIEDRLWRHIEDEATTNIIDGNDSDVSDREPSSTVNIKTPDINEEIDREREQESSSTVEGETPKAGGWQTVWRGFVNMVDVAKFFITAQEVSGHAKDLMDDLPDTVDVVGRISHETVWDYISKMKKTGSKEILVIRLTAANDEEKIPYITLYSYLNSRSRLGVVGNVSKNIKDFYIMPFSNQSTIPQVLLPLNGPGFEEHRPHLLLGIIVRNKRKRPAGISSTGIPMKLSKKDADRSYTPPLIGASKDKSSNGSNATIIVSTSVTSTATPTISSPSLATATSTYHKTSATTVSTTESTKEKQHPVTQTTLDNLNRAHIGMSRSTLLDTATICKIVPELSSKIDLTSSPGKVPLEDDGDEPYSPGQMDEEDIDLDLRTCPTSTSVTTVAPISGSLGIHDVSTLDNGIISSSKNSTELQRKMEELNRQIEEQKQQIQNISSSFLGESTPTLPGLGLDPPPSDECEEAYSPSDTRSFTPPPPTSISKFTQPILEKVSNITIPPNLQEILANVKRQESSKVDPYLPSKPSATFLTTANSSIYQNSEKYSSSPGVKLTISGLNKSNSEKSIVESSSNHRESISKEKESKGTLSSLSDLDLIRKAEEELAAVAAASAAIVPENRVTENSVPSSLSGTTTALPSIMGTTTSPSLISQPSANLSSLTSTGSPTHEGIPYKNPFPEPFKRNIAPEQPKPPGLEDEDFPPFPSTPPNLENNVSKTTSSHSKFVPKSGIVLSVKRKVNDDVPPTSPSSSTKIIRMKSRWGQGPSESID, from the exons ATGTCTAGCTCGTACATTATCGAGCCACAAGAGAGCGGATCAGGAAAGAAGGATGATACATTAATTATCATTGTCAATGATGATGGTACTATATCTGTCGACCAAGAAACTTTGCAGACTTTAATTA TGAATCAATCTAATGCAAATGTCAGCGTTGTTAGAGTAGGACAAGCAGAGACAGACACAGAAAATGGAGATATTACATTAACTGTAGATCCTCCAATGTTTACATCTGCTGCAATTAATTCTGGTGGTACATCTACTGATGCAACCAGTTTAGTCGATCCTTTTATGGAAATGGATCCAGAACAGTTGGAACGATTAGAGACAGCTTTACAAAGTGAAGAGGCAAAACAAATTCTTGGAGAAAATGTCACAGCTATGCttg ATATGTTAACAGTAGAGGAACAACAAAACTCTATAAGATATAGCGTTAAGTTGGATCACTGCTACACAAGTAGATTATCACCTTCTGATCCAAAACCGAGGGATCCATTGCCTGTTATCGATTCACCTACTTCCGACGATGGATTACAATACTCGCATCAACATTCACCTGCTCCTGGAACATCCAAAACATCGTCCCCTGTCGGCGAAGCTGAGAATACTGTCGTGATCAAGCCAAAGGCTACAACCAAAACT GGCAAACCAGTTGGTCGGCCGCGAAAAAATATCCTCCCGACTTCTGTTCCTACCTGTAATAGCAACACGAGATCATCGACCAATATAGCAAGTACGCCTAAATCTCTCGGACACCCGGTTCCAAGGAATTTATTGCAGCAGGGTGTTGGAAAAC ATCAAGGAAAATCTAATGACGAGGATGAAGAAGAGTTAATGTCATCCAGTGAATCATCCGAGTCAGAACCACCATCTGACAATGATTCAGATTTTGGTCCACGAGGTCCTAGAAGAGGTGGTATAAGAGCTAGAGGCGGTAGGAAAGGGCTTACTACCAGAGGAGGAAGTATGGTAGCTACTCGTAGAAGAGGGCCCAACAAACAAATGGATATGGAACAAGTTCGCCGATTAGATATGGAAATGGCTGCTGCTGTAAATGCCATGAAGAGTCCAGAGAAAGATGAAAAATCAG GAGGATTTGGTTTCGTTAAAGGCAAGAGACAGCTTAAAACCGTTATTGGTCGGAAGAAAGAGGAATCGCAACGCAACGAATCGTCTTCGATAATAAATCAAGATGTGTCggttaattttgaaaaaccgCTGCAGACGACGAACCAAGTTAAAGCGAATTTGATCAATGCTAATATGGTTAAAGGTGACATGATTCTCACAAAACCAGGACAGGGAAGAGCTAATCAAAAAGTTACTTTTGTACAAAAGCAAGTGCTTATGAAGTCGAATGACCTTAAAAACATCGACGTAAAGAAGCAGGTGATTCTTCCTAAagggaaattttttaatcaaacCGGAACCAAGTTCTTCGCGACCAAAGATGGCAAACTGGTCCAAATACCGGTAACTACTAAAACTATAACGTCAAACTTATCGATAACGCAAATGAAAGGTGTGATACCACAAGTGTCATCAACACAACAGCCTGCCATGATACAAACTCAGATTTCAAATGTGCAACAGCAGCAATCCCAACAGTTGGCTAAAGTGACGACACCTGCtgttatttcaaaaattaaatcTTGCGAtccgaagaaagagaaacgaaaatcTGACGGTCTGGAAAGTGTTACGAAAATAGAAATCGATACCAATAAAACAACAGAGATCAAAGTTTTTGATG GTATGAAAAAACATGCAAAGAAAGAGAATCGTAAATCACCAGCGTACATGGTTGATACTTTAGGTCCTGCTCTTTTTTCAACCCCAGATATTATTCGTCGTGTTGGTTCGAATGGTGATTCGAAAGTacaagaaaatataataacacCGTCTGTAGCTGTTGTTTCTTCTGGAAATTCTCTTATGCAAGTAACACATTCGCCATCATCATCGTCGACATCACCCATAACATCAAATCGTTCAG GTATTATCTCTATGTCTTCCGACCGAACTACACATTCTGAAACTTCTATCTCCACGGAAAAGCGAGAAAGTCACGATTGTTTGGTAGAAAATCAGGAAGCAGAGTCTAAGCCGGGTGTAAAATCTAACGCATCAGAAGAATTACAACCAGCTCTGGATTCGGGTAAGTCGG GCGCTATAGAAGGCGAGGAACATCTACTAGCTACATTAGAAATGGAAGCTAGTAAACATGAAGAGGAATTACTGGCTGAAGCGTTATTATTACAAGAAGAACTTGGAGTCGACTTGGCTGAACAT GCTGCGCTTGTAGAACAAGGAGGAAGTGTTGCGTCGGAGTCGATAACCTCAAATAACATACTTATTCCTTCCTTGATCACATCCGAGCAAGAAAGTGCTAAATCGCTGGATCCTTCTGCGACAATAATCGTAACAACAACTATGACAAGCACAGCAACAGTTGCAACGATGGCAACAACTAGCGCGAATACAAATGAACTTAAAGAGACAGGGAAAAAGTTTGTCAAAGACGATAAGGAACCtattcaaattattcgtgGTGGACGAGTAATTACGTTACCTCCCATCGAAGCACCAGCTACCAGAAGCAAACGGTTACAAATTAAAAGTACTGAACCTATTCAAAAATCATTTGAACCTGCTAAACGGATGGAGAAGCACGG TTACAGTGTACAAACAATGCAACAAAGGGCATCGTCGCAGTCCATCAAACACGAAATTCGTGCGAATATAGATCAAGGTGAGAAAAATGAATGCGCAATTCGggtggaagaagaaaatatagagGAGGAAGCTGAAGAAGAGGAGGATGAAGAGGAGAAAgatataaaagagaaagatcGGAAACAGGTCGGTgaagaagacgaagaggaggaagaagaagaggaagaggataATTCAGATTCAGAAGATGATCCTGATAGACTTTGGTGTATATGCAAAAGACCGCATAACAATCGTTTCATGATTTGTTGTGATGTATGCGAAGACTGGTTTCACGGAAAATGCGTACATGTCAGCAAAGCAATGG GTCAACAAATGGAGGAGAAAGGAATAGAATGGGTTTGTCCAAATTGCGCCAAAAAGAAGGACGAAGAGATAAAAGCTAAATCGAGTACCCAGAGTGCTTCTGGGAAGCAACGGATTCAATCTGACACTGTATTTGAGAATACAAAAAACCTTCCCACGGTTAATCAGAGTTCATCTACTGGAGAAACATCGCCTTTGATACAATCTGGTTGTGACTATGGTGGTGTTCAATATTCTAGTAGTATGCAATGTGTCGTTTGTAAAAAAGAAGCAAGAAACTCGAGCATTTACTGTTCCGACGCATGTATACTTGCACATGCCCAAGAAACATTGACCAAAGACAAACCAATACCAGGACCAACAATTAGTCCAAAAGGAACAAGGTCGTCACCGTTCGACCCTGCTTCAAAGTCGAAATCCGATGCTCGAGTTATCGTTTTTGAGAGGAAAAGTGGAAGAATATTAACTG GTTCGGACGCTCCTACAAGATCAAATTTGCGTACATGGTTAAAGGAACATCCTACGTTTGAAGTGGTTGGGACGAATAATCTTGGTGCACTGCAAATAGGGAAAACGATTGCGACTATTCAAACACAAGTACCTGGTAAAACA ACAAAGTCTGCACTACTGTCACCCGCAAAAGGACAGAATCTTCCGAAGATGACGTACGCGAAAGTACCAGGTTCTAAGCAAATGATTTTGACAgcaggaaataaaaaatttacacTTATTTCTGGCGGACAACAGCAGCAACTACAACTacagcaacaacaactacagcagcaacaacaacaacaacagcaaaCTCAACCGACAAGTACAAAATCAATACAAATGAAACAAACGTTATTGTCAGGGTCAAACAAGAGTCctttgttattaaaaacgaCAAAATTGATTACTCAACCACAAATAAAGCAATTGGGTGTTGCTGTGTCACCTAAACAAACACCAAATGCAAAGAAGCAAGAATCAAAGCAGGCAATCTTACAATCGAAACAACAGCAGATTAAACCAAGCCCACCAAGAAAACCTGAGACAGAACCTATAAGATTAAATATACGAAAAACTTTGACAGAATTGTTATCTAGCCGTATAAAAGAAACCGAAGATTTGAAACTTACCGACGAGGAAATAGCGGACCTAGCGTATAATATCGAATTAgagttatataaatatttcaaagacaCCGGTGCAAAGTACAAAGCCAAATACAGAAGTCTCGTATTCAATATAAAAGATACGAAGAATCTAACATTGTTTAGAAAGATAGCTGATAGATCGTTGACGCCGGATGCGGTGGTGCGGTTAAGTCCTGATGAAATGGCCAGTCAAGAATTGGCTGAATGGAGGGAGAAAGAAACAAAGCATCAGTTAGAAATGATTAAGAAAAACGAATTAGATTTAATGGCTCAGGCTAAATCTATCGTCGTTAAAACGCACAAAGGTGAACAAATAATCGAGAATGATGGTGGTATCGATCATGTGGATCCAAAAACTCCGGTGCAAGATATCGTGACTGCATTGAACAGTGCTGACAGCATAAGTTCGACCGTGGATGATATGGAGAAAGATTTGGAGAAGGCAATCGACGAGGAAAGATTAAGAGGCAAGGAAGATGCGAAAAAACTGAGGAACTTGGATGAtaagaaaaggaaggaaaaagaCAAAGATAGAGGtagggagaaagaaagagataaggaaaaagaaaggggAAAGGAGAAGGAGAGTAACCGTTCAAAGGGTGCGAGCGATCGGCGTGGTAGAAGTATCAGTAGAAGTAGACATAAGCACGGTAGAGACGATAGGGAACGTAGTAAAACTAGAGAGAAAAGCAGAGAACGGAGGTCTCGAGATAAGGAAGGGAAGCGTGAGCGAGAAAAAGATCGTGATAAGGAAAAAGAACGAGATCGCGAAAGAGATCGAGAGAGATCCAAAACTAGAGATCGGGAGAAATTAAAGCTCCGCGAAAAAAGTAGCAGAGATAAAGCTAAGCAAAAAGCGAAGAAcagggagaaagagagggaacGGGAACGACACAAAagcaatgaaaatattttgagaAGTCGCAGTAGTGGTTTTGCTTATTCTGAATTGAAAAATGTTGATAAAAGAGAAGacgagaagaaaagagagatggaaaagaaagaggaattGTCAGGTTTAACGGGAACATCGGCCGGAAAATCTATCGAGGATCGGCTTTGGCGGCATATCGAAGACGAAGCAACTACCAACATCATTGATGGGAATGATTCGGACGTGTCAGACAGAGAACCTTCTTCAACGGTTAATATCAAAACACCAGACATTAACGAAGAAATTgatagagaaagagaacaGGAATCATCATCAACTGTCGAGGGTGAAACTCCGAAAGCAGGAGGATGGCAAACGGTTTGGAGGGGTTTTGTTAACATGGTGGATGTTGCAAAATTCTTCATCACCGCACAAGAGGTGAGTGGTCATGCGAAAGATTTGATGGACGATCTACCAGATACAGTTGACGTTGTTGGCCGAATAAGTCACGAAACTGTTTGGGATTATATTTCGAAGATGAAGAAGACCGGTTCGAAAGAGATTTTGGTAATTCGACTTACCGCAGCGAATGACGAAGAAAAGATTCCGTACATAACGCTGTATAGTTATTTGAACAGTAGAAGTCGACTTGGAGTCGTTGGGAATGTTTCTAAGAATATAAAGGATTTTTATATAATGCCATTTTCAAATCAGAGCACGATACCTCAGGTTCTCTTACCTTTGAACGGGCCTGGCTTCGAAGAGCACAGACCGCATCTTCTTCTAGGAATCATTGTTCGCAACAAAAGAAAACGACCCGCTGGCATATCGTCTACAGGCATACCGATGAAATTATCGAAGAAGGATGCCGATCGAAGTTACACGCCACCTTTAATAGGTGCCTCGAAAGATAAGTCTAGCAATGGTAGCAACGCGACGATCATCGTATCTACCTCTGTTACCTCTACCGCGACACCAACGATATCATCACCTTCCTTGGCAACCGCAACGAGTACATATCATAAAACATCGGCTACCACGGTCAGCACGACCGAGTCTACGAAAGAAAAACAACATCCCGTTACTCAAACCACTCTTGACAATTTAAATAGAGCACATATAGGAATGTCGAGGAGTACGTTACTCGATACTGCGACCATATGTAAAATAGTCCCTGAATTGTCGTCAAAGATCGATCTTACTTCTTCGCCTGGTAAAGTACCTCTCGAGGACGATGGTGACGAGCCGTATAGTCCTGGCCAGATGGACGAGGAAGATATTGATCTTGACTTACGAACTTGTCCTACATCGACATCAGTAACCACAGTAGCTCCGATATCTGGTTCACTGGGTATTCACGATGTTAGTACACTCGATAATGGTATCATTTCTTCCAGTAAAAATTCGACCGAACTCCAACGAAAAATGGAAGAATTAAATAGACAAATCGAAGAACAGAAGCAACAAATACAGAATATTAGTTCTTCATTTCTCGGTGAATCAACGCCTACTTTGCCG GGCTTAGGGCTGGACCCACCGCCCAGCGATGAATGCGAAGAAGCTTACAGTCCTTCGGACACGAGATCGTTTACACCACCACCACCCACGAGTATTTCAAAGTTCACTCAACCGATTCTCGAAAAAGTCTCAAACATAACGATACCTCCAAATTTACAAGAGATTTTAGCAAACGTCAAACGACAAGAGAGCTCTAAAGTAGACCCGTATTTACCTTCTAAACCTAGTGCCACGTTCTTAACTACTGCAAATTCTTCTATTTACCAAAATTCGGAAAAATATTCCTCATCGCCTGGTGTAAAACTTACAATTAGCGGATTAAATAAATCCAATTCGGAGAAATCTATAGTGGAATCGTCATCTAATCATCGAGAATCGATTtcaaaagagaaagaaagtaaGGGTACTTTGAGCTCATTAAGCGATTTGGATTTAATTAGAAAAGCAGAAGAGGAATTAGCGGCCGTCGCAGCTGCATCTGCCGCAATAGTGCCAGAAAACAGGGTCACCGAAAATTCTGTTCCATCGAGTTTATCTGGAACAACAACAGCTCTTCCATCGATCATGGGAACCACTACGTCTCCATCGTTAATCTCTCAACCATCTGCAAATCTGTCAAGTTTAACTTCAACGGGTTCTCCTACTCATGAAGGGATTCCTTACAAAAATCCCTTCCCAGAACCTTTCAAACGAAACATAGCCCCTGAACAGCCGAAACCCCCAGGTCTCGAAGACGAGGATTTCCCTCCGTTTCCATCTACGCCACCAAACTTGGAAAACAATGTATCTAAAACGACATCTTCTCATTCAAAGTTCGTTCCAAAGAGTGGTATTGTGTTAAGCGTTAAACGGAAAGTTAACGACGACGTTCCTCCTACTTCTCCTTCCTCCTCGACCAAAATAATAAGAATGAAATCTCGATGGGGCCAGGGCCCATCGGAATCGATCGATTAG